The DNA region TAGATTTACGATGGCTTGCGGTGTGTTAGCTACCGGGAACAGTTTGGCCGTGGCCTTATTGACACTCACGTCTGTGGCTTGTGCTGACAATGCGACAGCTACCAGCAGCTCAAATGGACTACTGTAATGTAATTCGGTTTTAGGGTGAGGATTCTGCGCTCTTAGGCGTTTAAGAATTTCAGTTCTTTTAGCGTTATTCACTGTTGGTCCTTCACTAAGGGTTAGTTCACCTTGGTGACTCTCGCACGTGTCACGATAGTTGCTGCCGCTTGGGTTTTGCGGGCGGAGAGTTTTTGTCTATCACGTTTTTTAGCGCGATCAACAGACCCACACCAAAGAAGGCGCCCGGTGGTAACATTGCCAACAGGAACGGTGTGTTAACGTGCCAGACTTCTATACGTAATACACTGGCCCAACTACCAAGCAGCTGATCCGCACCATCAAATAAGGTGCCCTGACCCAGGATCTCCTCGCTGCACCTAAGACCATCAATACCAAGGTAAATCCCATGCCCATCATTAAGCCGTCAAAGGCCGCTTTTAATGGACTATTTCGAGAAGCAAAAGCTTCTGCTCGGCCAATAATGATGCAGTTGGTAACAATCAGCGGTAAGAAAATCCCAAGTGATAAATACAAGCCATAGGCATAAGCATTGATCAGCAACTGTACCGCAGTAACCAGCGCGGCAATGATCATCACAAACACCGGGATACGGATATCTTTCGGGACAAAATCTCGCACGAGAGACACCAGTACGTTTGATGCAATGAGTACCACCATGGTGGCAACGCCAAGGCCGATGGCATTGGTGAAGGTGGCGGTGACGGCCAGTAATGGACAGAGTCCCAAGAGTTGCACTAATCCTGGGTTGTTTTTCCATAATCCCTGCCAGGCAATTTCACGGTATTGGCTCATTGGTTTGCCTCACAATTCATTGGTTGCTGGTAGATCATCTGTTGATTCGCTTCAAAGTAACTGAGCGCATTGCGTAGCGCTTTGGTATAGGCCCTGGGGGTGATGGTGGCTCCGGTAAACTGATCAATATCACCACCATCTTTTTTACATACCAGCTCTTATCGTTGCTGCTGTCAAAGACTTTGCCAGCAAAGCGTTTCACCCAGTTTGATTTGCGACTGTCGATTTTATCACCAAGTCCGGGGTTTCCTGTTGTGACAATGTCTGTACTCCAAGTACAGTGCCATCATTGCGCACACCCACAATGAGTTGAATTTCGCCGTTGTAGCCATCTGGCGCTACGGCTTCTATGGCTATTGCCACCGCTTGTCCATTTTTCATCGCCACATAAGCGGGGAGAGGGCGGCTAGTACCCAGACTCTCTGGGGCATGCAGTAGGGTGCAGGTTTGTGCCAAATCATTGTCGTGCAGCGCATCGGGAATAATCTGGTGTAACACTTTCAACAGTTGCAGCCGTTGCTGGTCGGCAATGGTTTGTTTAGTCATCAGATTGACTGCGGCCACCAAGGCGGTACAGATCAGTGCAAATAATCCCAGCAACATGCCATTTCTTAACATTGTATTGTGCAAAATCTGCTCCTCAGCCCCGTGAATGGCCGTATGTACGAGGCTTGATGTAATAATCGATCAATGGCGCACTGATATTGGCCAGTAGTACCGCAAAAGCGAAGGCATCGGGATAGCCGCCAAAACTCCGAATGAGGTAGACCAATACGCCGATAATAGCACCAAACAGCAGGCGACCTTTGTTACTGGTGGCGGCCGTCACGGGATCGGTCGCAATAAAGAATGCACCAATCATGGTGGCACCGGAAAACAGGTGGATCAGCGGGCTGACATGTGTCAGCGGATCCCAGGCCCAAGCGATAGTGGCGCAGACCAATAGGGCGCCAAGCACGCCAGCGCTGATATGCCAGCGAATCAATTTAAGCCGTAGCAGTAACAGTCCACCCGCGAGATACGCCAAATTTACCCAAAACCAGCCTTTCCCCGCCCAACCATTGAAAATGAGTTTTTGCAAACTGTCGGCGGTAGTAATTCCTAAATGCAGATCTGTTTTCAGTGTATCCAGAGGTGTGGCCATGGTGGTGCCATCAATGCCAAGCCGATAGCTATCGGCAACGGCTATTTGTGAGCCGCTAAAAATAATCTGCAAGCTGTCAAAAAAACCGGGAGAATGCTGGGCTGCCGTGACGGGGGCGACCCAACTGGTCATTTGCACCGGAAAGGCAATCAACAGTAATACATATGCGGCCATTGCAGGGTTGAACAGATTCTGCCCTAAGCCACCATACAACTGTTTCACTATGATGATGGCAAAGGCGCTACCTATCAGCACCAACCACCATGGCGCTAAAGGCGGAATTGCGACGCCTAGCAAAAATGCGGTTAACAACGCACTGTTGTCAGAAATAGTGTGAATGACTGACCGTTGCCGCAGTTGCATGATCACGGCTTCGCAGCATAGCGCGACCAGCATCGCCAGTATCACCTGGATTAAAGTGCCCCAACCGAAAAATGCGCATTGCACTACCAGTGCTGGCATGGCGCATAACAGCACGCGTTGCATTACTGTGCTGGTTTGCAGTTGACGGCTCAAATGGGGCGATGAGGCAATTTTAAATGCCATGTTAATTATTCTCCTGCTCGCGAGCACGCTCACGTGCTTTCTGCTTGGCTTTTGCTACAGCGGCAGCTATACGGGCTTTTTATCATCAATAACGGCGTGAGTTGGCTCTGCACTGTTGGTTACCGGTGACGGCTGCGGCTCATTGTCAGCATTTGCCTCAGTCTCCGGCACCATACTCTCAGTACTCTCGGTTGCTTCTTCGATGCTAAGCTCGGGTGCCGATGCGGATTTTTTAGCTTTAGCTTTTGCAATTGCTGCTGCGATTCGTGCCTTCTTGTCGGTATCAACTGTATTGTCAACAGCAGTGGCTGCAGCCAATGAAGTCTCTTCGGTTGCTACGTGGGTATCTGTCGCCGCTTTTTTGGCTTTAGCTTTCGCAATCGCCGCCGCTATTTTGGCCTGTTTATCTGTGGCAGCCGTGAGTGCGGTGTTACTGCTTGCCGCTGATGTATCCGCTTCCTTCAATTCGGGAGCCTCGGCAGTCGCTTGCGCTTTTTTGGCTTTGGCGCGGGCAACGGCGGCAGCTACTTTGGCTTGTTTTTCTGCCTCAGGCGTCAGTGCCGTTGTGGTAGCTGTGGCTGTAGCCGAAGATTGCTCGGCAGCCTTCTTGGCTTTAGCCCTCGCTATTGCAGCTGCAACGGCGGCTTTTTTGTCATCTTGATTTGGGCTCGGTGCCTCGGGCTGGTTTTCGCTGGCGGCTGTTGTCTGGGCCTTTTTCGCTTTGGCTCTGGCAATCGCGGCTGCTACAGCGGCTTTATTATCCACCACGGGTGAAGGTGTATTGTCAGTTGTGTTTTTGGCGGCCTGGCTTGGCTTTTACCCGTGCAAGCGCTGCGGCCACAGTATCCTTTTCATCTCCAGACATTACGGATTTACGTTTTGCCGCGGCTTCCTGTG from Shewanella dokdonensis includes:
- the rsxD gene encoding electron transport complex subunit RsxD, yielding MAFKIASSPHLSRQLQTSTVMQRVLLCAMPALVVQCAFFGWGTLIQVILAMLVALCCEAVIMQLRQRSVIHTISDNSALLTAFLLGVAIPPLAPWWLVLIGSAFAIIIVKQLYGGLGQNLFNPAMAAYVLLLIAFPVQMTSWVAPVTAAQHSPGFFDSLQIIFSGSQIAVADSYRLGIDGTTMATPLDTLKTDLHLGITTADSLQKLIFNGWAGKGWFWVNLAYLAGGLLLLRLKLIRWHISAGVLGALLVCATIAWAWDPLTHVSPLIHLFSGATMIGAFFIATDPVTAATSNKGRLLFGAIIGVLVYLIRSFGGYPDAFAFAVLLANISAPLIDYYIKPRTYGHSRG